A window of the Budorcas taxicolor isolate Tak-1 chromosome 10, Takin1.1, whole genome shotgun sequence genome harbors these coding sequences:
- the HDC gene encoding histidine decarboxylase, translating into MMEPEEYRERGKEMVDYICQYLTTVRERRVTPDVRPGYLRAQLPESAPVEPDSWDSIFGDIERIIMPGVVHWQSPHMHAYYPALTSWPSLLGDMLADAINCLGFTWASSPACTELEMNVMDWLAKMLGLPEHFLHHHPGSQGGGVLQSTVSESTLIALLAARKNRILEMKASEPEVDESFLNARLVAYASDQAHSSVEKAGLISLVKVKFLPVDENFSLRGEALQKAIKEDRERGLVPIFVCATLGTTGVCAFDCLSELGPICARERLWLHIDAAYAGTAFLCPEFRGFLKGIEYADSFTFNPSKWMMVHFDCTGFWVKDKYKLQQTFSVDPVYLRHADSGVATDFMHWQIPLSRRFRSIKLWFVIRSFGVKNLQAHVRHGTEMAKYFESLVRNDPFFEIPAKRHLGLVVFRLKGPNCLTESVLKEIAKAGRLFLIPATVQDKLIIRFTVTSQFTTRDDILRDWNLIQDAATLILSQHCTSQPSPQGANLIFQTRGPRALAKEMSFPPVNGAGDDPAHSRKIVKQPPRVGASPVSRHLETVLDPLDDCFSEEAPDVTEHKLSSFLFSYLSVQNKKKAVRSLSCNSVPVSAQKQLSTEGSVKNGGSCRVRVFSRFPEEMMLLKKSAFKKLIKFYSVPNFPECSSQCGLQLPCCPLQAMV; encoded by the exons ATGATGGAACCTGAGGAGTACAGAGAGAGAG GAAAGGAGATGGTGGACTACATCTGCCAGTACCTAACCACTGTTCGGGAGCGGCGGGTGACTCCGGACGTGAGGCCTGGCTACCTGCGAGCCCAGCTGCCTGAGAGCGCGCCCGTGGAGCCCGACAGCTGGGACAGCATCTTTGGGGACATTGAGCGAATCATCATGCCTGGG GTGGTGCACTGGCAAAGCCCCCATATGCATGCCTACTACCCAGCTCTCACCTCTTGGCCATCACTGCTGGGAGACATGCTGGCTGATGCCATCAACTGCTTGGGATTCACCTGG GCTTCTAGTCCTGCGTGCACGGAGCTGGAGATGAACGTCATGGACTGGCTGGCAAAAATGCTGGGACTCCCTGAGCACTTCCTGCACCACCACCCCGGCAGCCAGGGAGGAGGCGTCTTGCAG agcaCAGTCAGCGAGTCCACCTTGATCGCCTTGCTGGCAGCGAGGAAGAACAGAATCCTGGAAATGAAAGCCTCTGAGCCTGAGGTGGACGAGTCCTTCCTGAACGCCCGGCTTGTGGCCTATGCCTCCGACCAG GCCCACTCCTCGGTGGAAAAGGCTGGTCTGATTTCCCTGGTCAAGGTGAAATTTCTGCCTGTGGATGAGAACTTCTCGCTCCGAGGGGAAGCTCTTCAGAAAGCCATCAAGGAGGACAGGGAAAGGGGCCTGGTGCCCATCTTT GTCTGTGCAACACTGGGGACCACCGGGGTCTGTGCATTTGACTGCCTGTCAGAGCTGGGCCCCATCT GTGCCCGTGAGCGGCTGTGGCTCCACATTGACGCTGCCTATGCAGGCACTGCCTTCCTGTGCCCTGAGTTCCGGGGCTTTCTGAAGGGCATCGAGTATGCCGATTCCTTCACCTTTAACCCTTCCAAGTGGATGATGGTGCACTTTGATTGTACCGGCTTCTG GGTCAAGGACAAGTACAAGCTGCAGCAGACCTTCAGCGTAGACCCTGTCTACCTCAGGCACGCTGACTCGGGCGTGGCCACCGACTTCATG CACTGGCAGATCCCCTTGAGCCGGCGCTTTCGCTCTATTAAACTCTGGTTCGTGATTCGGTCCTTTGGGGTGAAGAATCTTCAAGCGCATGTCAGACAT GGCACAGAAATGGCTAAGTATTTTGAATCTCTGGTCAGAAATGACCCTTTCTTTGAAATTCCTGCCAAGAGGCACCTTGGCCTGGTGGTTTTTCGTCTCAAG GGTCCTAACTGCCTCACAGAAAGCGTGTTAAAGGAAATAGCTAAGGCCGGCCGTCTCTTCCTCATTCCAGCCACTGTCCAGGACAAGCTGATCATCCGTTTCACTGTGACATCCCAGTTCACCACCAGGGATGACATCCTGAGAGACTGGAACCTCATTCAGGATGCTGCCACCCTCATCCTCAGTCAGCACTGTACTTCCCAACCCAGCCCTCAGGGGGCGAACCTCATCTTCCAAACCAGGGGCCCCAGAGCCTTGGCCAAGGAGATGTCCTTCCCCCCTGTCAACGGGGCAGGCGATGACCCAGCCCATTCCAGGAAGATCGTCAAGCAGCCTCCGCGTGTGGGAGCCAGTCCTGTGAGCCGCCATCTTGAGACCGTGCTGGACCCACTGGATGACTGCTTCTCTGAAGAGGCTCCAGACGTCACCGAGCACAAGCTGTCCTCCTTCCTGTTCAGTTATTTGTCTGTGCAGAACAAGAAGAAGGCAGTACGTTCCCTCAGTTGCAATAGCGTGCCTGTGAGTGctcagaagcaactgagcacagaaggcTCTGTGAAGAATGGTGGCTCCTGCCgggtcagagtcttttctaggtTCCCAGAAGAGATGATGCTGCTGAAGAAGAGTGCCTTCAAAAAACTAATCAAGTTCTACAGTGTCCCCAACTTTCCTGAATGCAGCTCTCAGTGTGGGCTACAGCTGCCCTGCTGCCCTCTGCAGGCAATGGTTTAG